In Arthrobacter ramosus, one DNA window encodes the following:
- a CDS encoding macrolide family glycosyltransferase, with product MHIAFICLPAAGHVNPTLPVVAELVRRGHRVTYATSAKYSKAVESAGAVFFPSGEDLAAFLPPREHSADGAPAPADGGPAPSPMAGMFAGMASGMMSGLLERILKGAREEFPALLARLAEDPPDGVCYDAMTLSGKMAAAKLDLPDIALLPSYATNEHFSMRDLMPGPPPPGMVEAWKQASQRINDFAAEHGVGHLQFMGGPPATLNISFIPREFQPSGETFDARFHFVGPCLGLRGNEEAWQPRTRDRPLLFVSLGTTPLNDRPDFFRMCLEGFAGTHWQVAMAIGERVEESELGEIPENFEVRPFFPQLEVLPHANAFLSHTGMNSTMEALYFGVPLVAFPLQPEQGANARRVEDLGLGRRLPQEGLSPELIRETVIAVSGDKAIRGNLEAMSARVRGAGGSSAAADAIEDFLRGLAVRLPVPPDAL from the coding sequence GTGCACATAGCCTTCATCTGTTTGCCTGCAGCGGGCCATGTGAACCCGACGTTGCCAGTGGTCGCAGAGCTGGTTCGCCGGGGCCACCGGGTCACGTATGCGACCTCGGCGAAGTACTCGAAGGCGGTCGAATCTGCCGGCGCCGTATTCTTTCCCAGTGGAGAGGACCTGGCGGCCTTCCTTCCCCCGCGCGAACATTCCGCTGATGGCGCCCCGGCGCCGGCAGATGGCGGCCCGGCGCCGTCACCGATGGCGGGGATGTTCGCCGGGATGGCGTCCGGAATGATGTCGGGACTGCTTGAACGGATTCTCAAGGGCGCAAGGGAGGAATTCCCGGCGCTGCTGGCTCGGCTAGCCGAGGATCCGCCGGACGGGGTGTGCTACGACGCGATGACGCTCTCGGGGAAGATGGCTGCCGCGAAGCTGGACTTGCCCGATATTGCGTTGCTTCCGAGCTATGCCACCAATGAACATTTCTCGATGCGGGATCTCATGCCTGGCCCGCCGCCGCCAGGCATGGTCGAGGCCTGGAAACAGGCCAGTCAGCGGATCAATGATTTCGCTGCGGAGCATGGCGTTGGCCATCTGCAATTCATGGGAGGCCCTCCTGCAACGCTGAACATCTCCTTCATCCCGAGGGAATTCCAGCCCTCGGGAGAGACATTCGATGCCAGGTTCCACTTTGTGGGCCCATGCCTCGGCCTGCGGGGCAACGAGGAGGCCTGGCAGCCCCGGACGAGGGACAGGCCGCTGTTGTTCGTCTCGCTTGGCACCACACCGTTGAATGACCGGCCGGATTTCTTCAGGATGTGCCTGGAAGGATTTGCGGGCACCCACTGGCAGGTTGCCATGGCAATCGGAGAGCGCGTCGAGGAGTCCGAGCTTGGGGAGATCCCGGAAAACTTTGAGGTACGGCCCTTCTTTCCGCAGCTGGAAGTCCTACCGCACGCCAACGCTTTCCTTTCCCACACCGGGATGAATTCGACCATGGAGGCGCTTTATTTCGGGGTTCCGTTGGTAGCTTTCCCGCTGCAGCCCGAACAGGGAGCCAATGCACGCCGGGTGGAGGACCTGGGACTCGGGCGCCGGCTCCCACAGGAAGGGCTCTCCCCCGAGCTGATCCGGGAAACCGTCATTGCAGTCAGCGGCGACAAGGCGATCCGCGGCAACCTCGAGGCGATGAGTGCACGGGTGCGCGGTGCCGGCGGATCCTCCGCAGCCGCCGACGCCATCGAGGACTTCCTGCGCGGCCTCGCCGTCCGCCTTCCAGTGCCGCCCGATGCTCTGTAG
- a CDS encoding DUF6855 family protein, translating into MAAGSKEDPWKLTTPPGSSDYTMYRDEAGDPPAIVCQVGSTTLKYHLSAIEDLHAWLLQQGDWVPLWAADENKPAAEGTVEAWGRDDGNPVGGWYGLRKGYRGRFGMYMPPLMEALGLAELTHEKRNNSMRGIAPK; encoded by the coding sequence ATGGCCGCTGGATCCAAGGAAGACCCCTGGAAGCTCACCACCCCGCCTGGCTCCTCCGACTACACGATGTATCGGGATGAAGCAGGTGATCCGCCCGCGATCGTTTGCCAGGTGGGCTCCACGACCCTCAAATACCATCTGAGCGCCATCGAGGACCTGCATGCGTGGCTACTCCAGCAAGGCGATTGGGTGCCGCTCTGGGCCGCCGACGAGAACAAGCCCGCCGCCGAAGGCACGGTTGAGGCCTGGGGTCGCGACGACGGTAATCCGGTGGGCGGTTGGTACGGCCTGCGCAAGGGATACCGCGGTCGCTTCGGTATGTACATGCCACCGCTCATGGAAGCACTTGGGCTCGCCGAACTCACCCATGAGAAGCGGAACAACAGCATGCGGGGCATCGCGCCGAAGTAG
- a CDS encoding MarR family winged helix-turn-helix transcriptional regulator, with translation MENQPGVSTQRQDLLEAVFASGRELSTAAVMFHTKLSELRGLSATEGKAIDILLRFGPMTAGEFGEHSGLAPASVTGLMQRLESKGVARRVRYEGDKRKVLIELVGDQVTAAMPHFVDFMGGLASLLEGYSDEELRVIADYSSKAARIQQDAAGRLGAASGGDAHDDGGPAPSSNPA, from the coding sequence ATGGAGAACCAACCGGGCGTCAGTACGCAGCGCCAAGACTTGCTTGAGGCGGTCTTTGCCTCGGGACGGGAGCTTTCGACGGCGGCCGTCATGTTCCACACAAAGCTCTCCGAGCTGCGCGGACTGTCGGCGACGGAGGGCAAGGCGATCGACATCCTGCTGCGCTTCGGACCCATGACGGCGGGGGAATTCGGCGAACATTCCGGGCTGGCTCCGGCCTCGGTCACCGGATTGATGCAACGGCTCGAGAGCAAGGGTGTGGCGCGCAGGGTCCGGTACGAAGGGGACAAACGGAAGGTCCTGATCGAGCTCGTGGGGGACCAGGTGACTGCCGCAATGCCCCATTTCGTCGACTTCATGGGCGGCCTCGCGAGCCTGCTGGAGGGCTACAGCGACGAAGAACTCCGCGTCATCGCGGACTACTCCTCCAAAGCCGCACGGATCCAGCAGGACGCAGCCGGGCGGTTGGGTGCCGCATCCGGCGGTGACGCGCACGACGACGGCGGCCCCGCGCCGTCGTCGAACCCCGCCTGA
- a CDS encoding FAD-dependent oxidoreductase, producing the protein MLNCLVIGSGIAGLATAISLQKAGHHATVFEAYNGPSNGVGGFLTVAVNGFDALKTLELKDAAANLGFSTPKMSMYLGSTGKHLIDFDYGGSLPDGTTARTMTRSELYGMFREAAGARGIRVEYGKRLATVKEAPDGVTAVFADGTSAHGDLVVGADGLHSAVRPLIDPSSPAPRNIPLLNTGGIVESGLLPPRLLDVEPGRMKMVFGKRCFYCYMQDPEGRIWWFANPLQRSSEDPAALDHRARKSWLTHLVAGDRTPMAKIIAATDGIIRPYTTSDFPSIPSWHRGRLVLVGDAAHAASPSSGQGASMAIEDAITLGRSLRGISSSDIPGALSRYEKERRNRAESVVEWGRRNAAPKIRGQFKRVFEDLVLKAVFRSLARKTADNFDWVYRHHIDWDASETVPAR; encoded by the coding sequence ATGTTGAACTGCCTTGTTATCGGATCCGGGATCGCCGGACTCGCCACGGCCATCTCACTGCAGAAAGCCGGCCATCACGCCACCGTGTTCGAGGCCTACAATGGGCCCTCGAACGGCGTGGGCGGCTTCCTCACCGTCGCCGTCAATGGCTTCGATGCCCTGAAAACCCTCGAACTCAAGGATGCAGCTGCCAATCTGGGCTTCAGCACCCCAAAGATGTCCATGTATCTGGGCAGCACCGGAAAACACCTCATCGACTTCGACTACGGCGGATCCCTCCCCGATGGCACCACCGCCCGCACCATGACGCGTTCCGAGCTGTATGGCATGTTCCGCGAGGCGGCAGGCGCCCGCGGAATCCGCGTCGAGTACGGAAAGCGGCTCGCTACGGTGAAGGAAGCGCCCGACGGCGTCACGGCCGTTTTCGCGGACGGCACCTCCGCGCACGGAGACCTGGTGGTGGGCGCCGATGGGCTACACTCGGCCGTTCGGCCCCTGATTGACCCCTCATCCCCGGCACCCCGCAATATCCCCCTGCTCAACACCGGCGGGATCGTCGAGTCCGGGTTGCTCCCGCCCAGGCTGCTGGACGTCGAACCGGGACGCATGAAGATGGTCTTCGGCAAGCGCTGCTTCTATTGCTACATGCAGGATCCGGAGGGCAGGATCTGGTGGTTTGCCAACCCGCTGCAACGGTCATCGGAGGATCCGGCCGCGCTGGATCACCGGGCCCGCAAGTCCTGGCTGACGCATCTGGTAGCCGGGGACCGCACGCCCATGGCCAAGATCATCGCCGCTACTGACGGCATCATCCGGCCGTACACGACCTCCGATTTTCCGAGCATTCCCAGTTGGCACCGCGGCAGGCTCGTGCTGGTGGGAGACGCCGCCCACGCTGCATCGCCATCGTCCGGACAAGGCGCCTCCATGGCCATCGAAGACGCCATCACGCTGGGCCGATCGCTCCGGGGCATCTCGTCATCCGACATCCCCGGCGCCCTGTCCCGCTACGAAAAGGAACGCCGGAACCGGGCGGAATCGGTGGTCGAATGGGGCCGCCGGAACGCCGCCCCGAAGATCCGCGGCCAATTCAAGCGCGTCTTCGAAGACCTTGTGCTGAAGGCCGTCTTCCGCTCACTCGCCCGGAAGACGGCCGACAACTTCGATTGGGTCTATCGCCACCACATCGACTGGGATGCATCGGAGACGGTGCCGGCGCGCTGA
- a CDS encoding glycoside hydrolase family 65 protein yields the protein MALISSDRLRFPCEPWKLVESIHVPGDAGPLETLFSLGNGHLGIRGAHSAGADAELPGTFINGFHETWDIKHAENAYGFARIGQRIVYVPDANNFNIVIDGEQLGLAESTVQNYRRSIDFATGVYECAVTWECRSGATVTTLERRAVGIESRGSLGIELSLTADRQVTADITSLVINRQDQPVEDHSAHDPRRSGRHAGRVLLPLHLQGSDGSLRMAWETAESRQRIGMAVDHWISAEGQPFETVVGEDESTVRYVMAVNEGETFRLEKSVSYVVNSADGSAAEAGEILASDAELGLVPFDALLAEGAAHYRDYWSTADITIGGQPEQQQAVRWSLFQLAQATARAGVAGIPAKGVSGSGYEGHYFWDQEVYLLPYLTYTNPAAARQVLESRHAMLPDARIRAKELSVDGALFPWRTINGHEASAYYAAGTAQFHIAAAISFAANRYQWASGDASFRSEVGADLLIETARMWASLGFFGKDGLFHIHGVTGPDEYTAVVNDNLYTNVMARFNLRAAAALEHPDVPETERMVWQQAAARMSLPYDPDMEIYSQDNDFMTLEPWDWSTPRSKYPLLLNFHPLVIYRHQVLKQADTVLAMFLQWQDFTAEEKQRAFDFYDPITTGDSTLSACVQGIMAAEVGYSDVALKHFTEALFIDLDNTHNNTVDGVHIASTGGIWSSLVCGFAGMRDQGEVPHFDPRLPAEWDSLSFRLKIRGRLLSVELHPGSISLALVPDAGAPGSAPDAGVAPLEVSVRGQRVVVGIEMVAVPLDEVPVPAPSVFPSLFPTAGLPVIGSARV from the coding sequence ATGGCACTCATCAGCTCCGACCGGCTGCGATTCCCCTGCGAACCGTGGAAGCTCGTGGAGAGCATCCACGTTCCCGGTGACGCCGGTCCGCTCGAAACCCTCTTCAGCCTCGGCAACGGCCACCTGGGCATCCGCGGCGCCCACTCGGCGGGGGCGGACGCCGAACTTCCCGGCACGTTCATCAACGGTTTCCACGAAACGTGGGACATCAAGCACGCCGAGAACGCCTACGGTTTTGCACGCATAGGACAAAGGATCGTTTACGTCCCGGATGCCAACAACTTCAACATTGTCATCGACGGCGAACAACTGGGCCTCGCCGAGTCAACGGTGCAGAACTACCGCCGCAGCATCGACTTTGCCACGGGCGTGTACGAGTGCGCTGTCACGTGGGAATGCCGTTCAGGCGCCACCGTCACCACGCTGGAGCGCCGCGCCGTGGGAATCGAATCCAGGGGTTCCCTCGGCATCGAGCTGAGCCTCACCGCAGACCGCCAGGTGACTGCGGACATCACGTCCTTGGTGATCAATCGGCAGGACCAGCCTGTGGAGGACCACTCGGCCCACGACCCCCGCCGCTCCGGCCGCCACGCCGGCCGGGTGCTGCTCCCGCTCCACCTCCAGGGTTCCGACGGATCCCTGCGCATGGCCTGGGAAACCGCCGAATCCAGGCAGCGCATCGGCATGGCCGTGGACCACTGGATTTCCGCGGAAGGCCAGCCCTTCGAAACCGTGGTGGGGGAGGACGAGTCCACGGTCCGCTACGTCATGGCAGTGAATGAGGGCGAGACGTTCCGCTTGGAGAAGAGCGTCAGCTACGTCGTGAACAGCGCCGACGGAAGCGCAGCAGAGGCCGGCGAGATCCTGGCGTCCGACGCCGAATTGGGACTCGTGCCGTTCGACGCGCTCCTGGCCGAAGGTGCGGCCCATTACCGCGATTATTGGTCCACAGCGGACATCACCATTGGCGGCCAGCCCGAACAGCAGCAGGCCGTGCGCTGGAGCCTGTTCCAGCTTGCCCAGGCCACCGCGCGTGCCGGAGTCGCGGGCATTCCGGCGAAGGGCGTCAGCGGCTCGGGCTATGAGGGCCACTACTTCTGGGACCAGGAGGTGTACCTGCTGCCGTACCTGACGTACACCAACCCGGCCGCCGCCCGCCAGGTGCTGGAATCGCGCCATGCCATGCTTCCCGACGCCCGGATCCGGGCCAAGGAACTGAGCGTGGATGGTGCCCTGTTCCCGTGGCGCACCATCAACGGGCACGAGGCCAGCGCGTACTACGCTGCCGGCACCGCGCAGTTCCACATTGCCGCCGCGATCTCCTTCGCCGCCAACCGCTACCAATGGGCAAGCGGCGACGCCAGCTTCCGCTCCGAAGTGGGCGCCGATCTGTTGATCGAGACGGCCCGCATGTGGGCTTCGCTGGGCTTCTTCGGCAAGGACGGTTTGTTCCACATCCACGGCGTCACCGGCCCGGATGAATACACGGCCGTGGTCAACGACAACCTCTACACGAACGTCATGGCCCGCTTTAACCTGCGAGCCGCTGCGGCACTGGAACACCCGGACGTCCCGGAAACCGAGCGGATGGTGTGGCAACAGGCCGCCGCGCGCATGTCCCTTCCCTACGATCCGGACATGGAGATCTACAGCCAGGACAACGACTTCATGACCCTGGAGCCGTGGGACTGGTCCACGCCGCGGTCCAAGTACCCGCTGCTGCTCAACTTCCACCCGCTGGTGATCTACCGGCACCAGGTCCTCAAGCAGGCGGACACGGTGCTCGCGATGTTCCTGCAGTGGCAGGACTTCACGGCCGAGGAAAAGCAGCGCGCGTTCGACTTCTACGATCCCATCACCACCGGCGACTCCACCTTGTCCGCGTGCGTCCAGGGCATCATGGCGGCCGAGGTGGGCTACTCCGACGTCGCGCTCAAGCATTTCACCGAGGCCTTGTTCATCGACCTGGACAACACGCACAACAACACGGTTGACGGCGTGCACATCGCGTCCACCGGCGGCATCTGGAGTTCCTTGGTGTGCGGCTTCGCGGGCATGCGGGATCAGGGCGAGGTCCCGCACTTCGATCCGCGGCTGCCGGCCGAGTGGGACAGCCTGTCCTTCCGGCTCAAGATCCGCGGGCGGCTGTTGTCCGTCGAGCTGCACCCGGGGTCCATCAGCCTTGCGCTGGTTCCGGACGCAGGTGCTCCCGGTTCAGCGCCCGACGCCGGTGTCGCACCTTTGGAGGTCAGCGTGCGCGGGCAGCGGGTCGTCGTCGGCATCGAGATGGTGGCTGTGCCCCTCGACGAAGTGCCGGTCCCCGCGCCGTCGGTCTTCCCGAGCCTCTTCCCGACGGCGGGACTTCCGGTGATCGGGAGCGCGCGGGTCTAG
- a CDS encoding HAD family hydrolase, producing the protein MTDTRATQKTAWTGATALLFDLDGVLTPTAVVHEQAWQELFDGYLAETGHPDGYQESDYFDHIDGKPRFDGVRDFLTSRGITLPEGPTDDDPANTSVQGLGNRKNRIFNEIVDSRGVEPYAGSVRFIHAALELGLKLAVVSSSRNAPAVLKAAGLEGYFPVVVDGQVAAAVGLPGKPDPATFRYAAELLDVPAEGCVVVEDAVSGVQAGSAGNFRAVIGVDRGAGHQTLLDAGATFVVDDLDDLL; encoded by the coding sequence ATGACTGATACCCGAGCCACCCAGAAGACTGCCTGGACGGGCGCTACCGCGCTCCTTTTCGACCTCGACGGCGTGCTCACGCCAACCGCCGTCGTGCATGAGCAGGCCTGGCAGGAGCTCTTCGACGGCTACCTGGCTGAAACAGGCCATCCGGACGGCTACCAGGAGAGCGACTACTTCGACCACATCGACGGCAAGCCGCGCTTCGATGGAGTGCGGGATTTCCTCACCTCCCGTGGAATCACGTTGCCGGAAGGACCCACCGACGACGATCCCGCCAACACCAGCGTGCAGGGCCTGGGCAACCGCAAGAACCGGATCTTCAACGAGATCGTGGATTCGCGTGGCGTCGAGCCGTACGCGGGCTCTGTCCGCTTCATCCACGCAGCCTTGGAGCTGGGACTCAAGCTCGCCGTCGTGTCCTCTTCGCGCAACGCGCCCGCCGTCCTGAAGGCGGCTGGACTGGAAGGCTACTTCCCGGTGGTGGTCGACGGCCAGGTGGCCGCCGCCGTCGGGCTTCCCGGCAAGCCGGATCCCGCCACCTTCCGCTACGCCGCCGAGCTGTTGGACGTTCCCGCCGAGGGCTGCGTCGTCGTCGAGGATGCAGTGTCCGGCGTGCAGGCCGGCAGCGCCGGGAACTTCCGCGCGGTGATCGGGGTGGACCGGGGCGCCGGCCACCAGACCCTGCTCGACGCCGGCGCAACGTTCGTGGTTGACGACCTCGATGATCTCCTCTAA
- a CDS encoding LacI family DNA-binding transcriptional regulator, which yields MTIQDVAVLSGLSICTVSRALRNLPNVSEKAQAKVADAAAKLGYKASSAAARLAGGNTGSIAIIAPTATAWFFAQAVEAAEEVFGDSGFDTVLISLRGKSSVKRKIFGDLLGLSQRVDGVLLLNVDLSESEVALLAASGLAVASVGMTSVPWDNVGIDDELAAWQATSHLLGLGHWDLAVLSGRETQENSVLTSSDRLKGFSRALKDHHLTVHPDLVINSDSTIDGGRKAMNELIAHRSLPTAVFADCDEAAFGALMAMREHGLSAPKSVSVIGIDDHPMSWFLGLSTVAQPVADQGAFAANLLVDRLQNTDAPNEPSNHFLDTKLIERKTTRRQR from the coding sequence GTGACAATCCAGGACGTTGCCGTCCTCTCCGGCTTGTCCATCTGCACCGTTTCACGCGCTCTGCGGAACCTGCCGAACGTGTCCGAAAAAGCGCAAGCCAAAGTGGCCGACGCCGCCGCCAAGCTCGGTTACAAGGCATCCTCCGCGGCAGCCCGGCTGGCCGGCGGAAATACCGGTTCCATCGCCATCATTGCTCCCACCGCCACCGCCTGGTTCTTCGCCCAGGCCGTTGAAGCGGCCGAGGAAGTGTTCGGAGACAGCGGTTTCGACACCGTCCTGATAAGCCTGCGCGGCAAGTCGAGCGTCAAGCGGAAGATCTTCGGCGATCTCCTTGGACTCTCCCAACGCGTGGACGGCGTGCTGCTCCTCAACGTCGATTTGAGCGAATCCGAGGTTGCCCTCCTGGCCGCGTCCGGCCTTGCAGTTGCCAGCGTAGGGATGACTTCCGTACCGTGGGACAACGTAGGGATCGACGACGAACTCGCGGCTTGGCAGGCCACCTCACACCTGTTGGGGCTGGGTCATTGGGATCTGGCGGTGCTTTCCGGCCGCGAAACGCAAGAGAACTCGGTGCTGACGTCGAGCGACCGGCTCAAGGGATTCAGCCGGGCATTGAAAGACCATCACCTGACCGTTCATCCGGACTTGGTCATCAACTCGGATTCCACGATCGACGGCGGACGCAAAGCCATGAATGAACTCATTGCCCACCGAAGCCTTCCAACGGCAGTCTTTGCGGACTGCGACGAGGCGGCTTTCGGAGCCTTGATGGCCATGCGCGAGCATGGCTTGTCCGCACCGAAGAGTGTCTCCGTCATTGGAATCGACGACCACCCCATGAGTTGGTTCCTTGGCCTGAGCACAGTGGCGCAGCCCGTGGCTGACCAGGGCGCCTTCGCCGCCAACCTGCTGGTGGACCGGCTCCAGAACACCGACGCCCCCAACGAACCCTCCAACCACTTCCTTGACACCAAGCTGATCGAACGCAAAACCACGCGCCGCCAGCGCTGA
- a CDS encoding alpha/beta hydrolase encodes METVVWSKPENERAGTPLLVMMHGYGTDEQRMVNLFPQIPREFSCAALRGPMPIGDHYGWFLLDYFLANDFADVITATNKVFAWIDSVKRNHSSVSLLGYSQGMAMASTLLRLRPEGFKATVGLSGFVLENDLLALSESFDSPPPFFWGRDKADPVIFSDAIEHTEEWLNKNMALTARTYPGMGHRIEAREMMDVNAFLRFYVLR; translated from the coding sequence ATGGAAACAGTCGTCTGGTCCAAGCCGGAAAATGAGCGCGCTGGGACGCCGCTCCTCGTGATGATGCACGGGTACGGCACGGACGAGCAGCGAATGGTGAATCTCTTTCCCCAGATTCCCCGGGAATTCAGTTGCGCCGCGCTCCGCGGACCTATGCCGATCGGGGACCACTACGGTTGGTTCCTGCTTGACTACTTCCTCGCCAACGACTTTGCGGACGTTATCACCGCCACCAACAAGGTTTTCGCCTGGATTGACTCGGTCAAGCGCAACCACAGCAGCGTGAGCCTCCTGGGCTATTCCCAGGGCATGGCCATGGCCAGTACGCTTCTGCGGCTTCGTCCGGAAGGCTTCAAAGCCACCGTGGGCCTCTCCGGATTCGTGCTGGAAAACGACCTTCTGGCGCTCAGCGAATCCTTCGACTCACCGCCGCCGTTCTTCTGGGGGAGGGACAAGGCCGATCCCGTGATCTTCAGTGATGCCATTGAGCACACCGAGGAATGGCTCAACAAGAACATGGCTCTCACCGCGAGAACCTACCCGGGCATGGGCCACCGGATCGAGGCCCGGGAAATGATGGATGTCAACGCGTTTCTGCGGTTTTACGTCCTCCGCTGA
- a CDS encoding metal-dependent hydrolase family protein, whose protein sequence is MTTTTPGTLTIRNALIFDGETPNLLEGSIVVREGRITEVRRDVEEAGTIVNADGRTVIPGLIDAHFHAYALSLTAAKNETGPLSYSALAGARRLKAALNRGFTSVRDVAGGDIGLANAIDEGLYAGPRYFFTGPALSQTGGHGDIRAADDGCFHGGHMCEVVDGADELLRAVRRRFRTGATAIKIMTSGGVISPVDPIRVPQYSAAEIRAVTEEASRRGSYATAHAYSPEAIRHSVLNGVRCIEHGNLLDAETARLMADNEVYLVPTLATYDAMARRGEEIGLTEVGAAKNRQVLDAGRNAVELTRDAGVRIGFGTDLMGELEDEQLAGLRLQCEALGVYDALRSATSTNAALLRRDDLGRIAEGACGDLVILDGNPVEEPSVLWDESRMRTVIKAGQVIANQ, encoded by the coding sequence GTGACCACCACGACACCGGGAACACTGACCATCCGGAACGCCCTCATCTTCGACGGCGAGACCCCGAACCTGCTCGAAGGCTCCATCGTCGTCCGCGAAGGCCGCATCACGGAAGTGAGGCGAGACGTGGAAGAGGCCGGAACAATCGTTAACGCCGACGGCCGTACCGTGATTCCCGGGCTCATCGATGCGCATTTCCATGCCTACGCGCTCAGCTTGACTGCCGCCAAGAACGAAACGGGGCCATTGAGCTACTCTGCGCTCGCAGGGGCCCGGCGACTTAAGGCGGCCTTGAACCGGGGCTTCACGAGCGTCCGTGACGTGGCCGGGGGAGACATAGGCCTTGCCAATGCCATCGACGAAGGCTTGTACGCAGGTCCGAGGTATTTCTTTACCGGACCGGCGCTGAGCCAGACAGGTGGCCACGGTGACATCCGGGCCGCGGACGACGGTTGCTTCCATGGCGGGCACATGTGCGAAGTGGTGGACGGCGCGGATGAGTTGCTGCGGGCCGTGCGCCGCCGCTTCCGCACTGGGGCCACGGCCATCAAGATCATGACATCCGGCGGGGTCATTTCGCCCGTAGACCCCATCAGGGTTCCGCAGTACAGCGCGGCTGAAATCCGCGCGGTAACGGAAGAGGCGTCCCGCCGGGGCAGCTATGCCACGGCCCACGCTTACTCGCCCGAGGCCATCCGTCATTCGGTACTCAACGGGGTTCGCTGTATTGAGCACGGCAATCTATTGGACGCTGAAACTGCCCGCTTGATGGCTGACAATGAGGTCTACCTTGTACCAACTTTGGCGACCTACGACGCGATGGCCCGGCGCGGCGAAGAAATCGGTCTCACGGAGGTAGGGGCGGCCAAGAACCGGCAAGTGCTGGATGCCGGCCGGAACGCCGTCGAGTTGACCCGCGACGCGGGAGTCCGGATTGGATTTGGTACGGACCTCATGGGGGAGCTGGAGGACGAGCAACTGGCCGGGCTCCGCCTGCAATGCGAAGCACTGGGTGTCTACGATGCCCTCCGCTCGGCAACATCGACCAACGCGGCTTTGTTGCGTCGCGATGACCTTGGGCGCATAGCCGAAGGAGCCTGTGGAGACCTGGTCATCCTGGACGGAAACCCCGTCGAAGAACCGTCGGTGCTCTGGGACGAAAGTCGCATGCGTACAGTCATCAAGGCTGGGCAGGTCATCGCCAATCAGTAG
- a CDS encoding GAF domain-containing protein — protein MSSQFDNFDDVYAAAQETPGVILFTASVVADAGTSMARIYTSHPGVYPVGGRKTLGGDTNPVWLEQVLKGQQPFLGADKEAVRAFFFDSATIESLGCGAIVNVPVVSNGETIGSMNFLAPEGSYGQTSVDAAVDIAQRSVPLFEQAIATAN, from the coding sequence ATGAGTTCCCAGTTCGACAACTTTGACGATGTCTATGCCGCCGCACAGGAAACGCCCGGCGTCATCCTGTTCACTGCTTCCGTCGTCGCCGACGCAGGCACCAGCATGGCGCGCATCTATACGAGCCACCCGGGGGTCTACCCCGTCGGCGGAAGGAAGACCCTGGGCGGGGACACCAACCCGGTGTGGCTCGAGCAGGTCCTCAAGGGCCAGCAGCCGTTCCTTGGGGCGGACAAGGAAGCAGTCCGGGCATTCTTCTTCGACTCCGCAACCATTGAGTCGCTGGGTTGCGGTGCCATCGTCAACGTTCCAGTGGTAAGCAATGGTGAGACCATCGGATCCATGAACTTCCTTGCCCCTGAGGGTAGCTATGGGCAGACATCGGTGGATGCGGCCGTGGACATCGCCCAGCGCTCCGTCCCGCTGTTCGAACAAGCGATTGCCACCGCCAACTAG